A single genomic interval of Aegicerativicinus sediminis harbors:
- a CDS encoding Dps family protein produces the protein MTLNTIGLEKSKTAAIEKDLNTLLANFQVYYQNLRGIHWNIKGKRFFDLHVKFEELYTDANVKVDMIAERVLTLGGTPLHTFDDYIIAAKVPVGKNISQDEKAVRLIVDSLTVLLKIERTILDASDEANDEGTNSMMSDFITEQEKTVWMMKAWLGETV, from the coding sequence ATGACACTAAATACAATTGGCTTAGAAAAATCTAAGACCGCTGCCATTGAAAAGGATTTAAATACGCTTTTAGCCAACTTTCAGGTATATTACCAAAATTTAAGAGGTATACATTGGAATATTAAGGGTAAGCGATTTTTTGATCTACATGTGAAATTTGAAGAATTGTATACAGATGCTAACGTGAAAGTTGATATGATTGCTGAACGGGTATTGACTTTAGGAGGAACCCCATTGCACACCTTTGATGATTATATAATTGCCGCAAAAGTACCAGTTGGTAAAAATATTTCCCAAGATGAAAAAGCTGTGCGTTTAATCGTTGATTCCCTTACCGTATTACTGAAAATTGAACGTACAATCCTTGATGCTTCAGATGAGGCCAATGACGAAGGGACTAATTCTATGATGAGTGATTTTATAACAGAACAAGAAAAGACTGTTTGGATGATGAAAGCTTGGTTAGGAGAAACTGTCTAA
- a CDS encoding PspC domain-containing protein: MNKTVNINLAGIFFHIDEDAYLKLQRYLEAIKRSFTDSQGRSEIISDIEARIAELFTERVQFDKQVIGVKLVDEVIAIMGQPEDYLVDDEIFEDGPTASHTYKSQPSKKLYRDTDNSYIAGVSSGLGHYLGIDAVWVRLLWILLTLGSGGTFILVYILFWVLVPEATTTSEKLIMTGEPVNISNIEKKIKDGFDNVSQTVSDTVKNVDFQKHGNKIKSSTKTFFDTLGDVVMFFLKVFAKFIGVILLLTGAVAIFALFISLISIGSISNVHPMWMDYVNAVNTVGLPIWLGSLMIFLLIGIPLFFLLYLGLKILITNLKSMGRIAKFSLLGVWILALIGVLYIGLTQASYYSLENSSKSSEELYISSNDTISVKMNASDLDYINKSMYRNNGFDIAYDDEGHKMIYSKNIRIAFKSTSDSIGRIDVIKEAKGRNFAEAKKTADQINYNYNLKGDELLLDNFLVTDHENKFMDQNVRIVIHVPEGKILKISDNIGSFLNYYSTSENIISRSFAGHYVKILEDEALCLDCEDEDEDEEFSIKVNVNDNNNGLKIDENGVEFKKDSLKVKVNGDGIDAKGEELRLKVTPDTVELTSDDN, translated from the coding sequence ATGAATAAAACAGTCAATATAAATTTAGCCGGTATATTTTTCCATATCGATGAAGACGCGTACTTGAAGTTACAGCGTTACTTAGAGGCTATCAAACGTTCATTTACCGACTCTCAGGGCAGATCTGAAATAATCTCGGACATTGAAGCCCGTATTGCAGAATTGTTTACTGAACGTGTACAGTTCGACAAACAAGTTATTGGTGTTAAGCTCGTGGATGAGGTAATTGCCATCATGGGACAACCAGAAGATTACTTGGTAGATGATGAAATTTTCGAGGATGGACCAACTGCTTCACATACTTATAAAAGCCAGCCTTCCAAAAAGTTATATAGAGACACCGATAACTCTTATATAGCTGGTGTTTCATCTGGTTTAGGACATTATTTAGGAATAGATGCTGTTTGGGTAAGATTACTGTGGATTCTATTAACTTTAGGATCTGGAGGAACATTCATACTAGTGTACATCTTATTTTGGGTGTTAGTTCCTGAGGCAACGACAACTTCTGAAAAGCTGATCATGACGGGCGAACCCGTTAATATCAGCAACATTGAAAAAAAAATTAAAGACGGGTTTGATAATGTCTCACAGACAGTATCTGACACAGTAAAAAATGTAGATTTTCAGAAGCACGGTAATAAGATAAAATCGAGCACTAAAACGTTCTTTGACACTTTGGGGGATGTCGTTATGTTTTTTCTCAAAGTATTTGCAAAATTCATCGGGGTAATTTTACTACTGACTGGAGCTGTAGCAATATTTGCACTATTTATAAGTTTAATTTCAATCGGTAGCATTTCTAACGTCCACCCCATGTGGATGGATTATGTAAATGCCGTTAATACGGTTGGACTGCCAATTTGGCTAGGATCTTTGATGATTTTTCTACTCATTGGAATCCCCCTATTTTTCCTTTTATATTTAGGTTTAAAAATTCTGATTACTAACCTAAAGTCAATGGGAAGAATTGCCAAATTCAGTCTTCTTGGTGTATGGATTTTGGCCCTAATCGGGGTGTTATATATTGGACTAACGCAGGCTTCCTACTATTCTTTGGAAAATTCCTCAAAAAGTTCAGAGGAGCTTTACATAAGTTCTAATGATACCATTTCAGTTAAAATGAATGCTAGTGATTTGGACTATATCAATAAGAGCATGTACAGAAATAATGGTTTCGATATAGCTTATGATGATGAAGGCCATAAAATGATTTATTCCAAAAACATAAGGATTGCATTTAAATCAACAAGCGATAGTATAGGAAGAATTGATGTTATAAAAGAAGCCAAGGGTAGGAATTTCGCTGAGGCCAAGAAAACGGCCGACCAAATAAATTATAACTACAATCTAAAAGGTGACGAATTATTATTAGACAATTTTTTGGTTACGGATCATGAAAATAAATTTATGGATCAAAATGTCCGAATAGTGATTCATGTACCAGAGGGGAAAATCCTGAAAATAAGCGATAATATCGGTTCATTCTTAAACTATTATTCTACTTCAGAAAATATTATTTCTAGAAGTTTTGCAGGCCATTATGTAAAAATACTTGAGGATGAAGCTCTATGCCTAGACTGTGAAGATGAGGACGAAGATGAGGAGTTCTCAATTAAAGTTAATGTTAATGACAATAATAATGGTTTAAAGATAGATGAGAACGGTGTAGAATTTAAAAAGGATAGCCTAAAGGTTAAGGTCAATGGGGATGGAATTGATGCAAAGGGCGAAGAACTAAGATTAAAAGTTACACCAGATACTGTTGAATTAACATCAGATGACAACTAA
- a CDS encoding DUF4870 domain-containing protein, whose product MIDNHQKNIATFIHLSTFSRFFIPLGNFIGPLVLWIANKEKSEFIDTHGKQALNFQISILLYAIILGTITIPLFIFKLFGGIDFIDFHGFNDFHLNIGKPSPLLYIGGGLGVIAVIGFILELVFIIKASFKAREGEVYHYPLTINFIK is encoded by the coding sequence ATGATCGACAACCACCAAAAAAATATCGCAACTTTTATTCATTTGTCAACCTTTTCCAGATTCTTCATACCACTTGGAAATTTTATAGGTCCATTGGTACTTTGGATAGCGAATAAGGAGAAATCTGAATTTATAGATACCCATGGCAAGCAGGCGTTAAATTTTCAAATTAGCATATTGCTTTATGCCATAATTCTTGGAACCATAACTATTCCATTATTCATATTTAAATTATTTGGGGGAATCGATTTTATAGATTTCCACGGATTCAATGACTTTCACTTAAACATAGGCAAGCCATCTCCCCTATTATATATTGGCGGCGGCTTGGGGGTAATTGCAGTTATTGGTTTTATCTTGGAACTTGTCTTTATTATAAAGGCTAGTTTCAAAGCGAGAGAAGGAGAAGTTTACCACTATCCTCTAACAATCAATTTTATAAAGTAA
- a CDS encoding DUF58 domain-containing protein, giving the protein MLFFVFLGLVLLDILLLFRTKFGIVAKRNLPEKFSNGDDNPVEVTVKSNYNFDVDLEIIDELPVQFQERNFSIQTGLQKHKKKKLTYQIRPLERGEFHYGKLNIYTTTPIGIVSRRFEFGTNFMVPNYPSFLQLRKYMLLAFSNKIFDNGLKKIRRIGHTMEFEQIKDYVQGDDIRNINWKATAKSNRLMVNQYQDERSQPIYSVIDKGRIMKMPFNGLSLLDYAINATLVISNVALKKQDKAGMFSFSKQVENKVIAERRPSQMNLILETLYNLNTDFSESDFARLYIDVKRNLNQRSLLLLYTNFETMDGLHRQLPYLQMIAKYHLLVVIFFENTELNGLAEKSSNNTYEIFEKVIAEKFIFEKKMIVKELQKHGIQCLLTAPENLTINTINKYLEIKARGLI; this is encoded by the coding sequence ATGCTGTTTTTTGTATTCCTTGGATTAGTTCTTCTAGATATCCTACTTTTATTTAGGACTAAGTTCGGTATCGTTGCCAAAAGAAATTTACCTGAAAAATTTAGTAATGGAGATGATAACCCTGTTGAAGTAACCGTTAAAAGCAATTATAATTTTGATGTTGATTTAGAAATAATTGACGAGCTTCCTGTACAATTTCAAGAACGCAACTTTAGCATTCAAACAGGACTTCAAAAGCATAAAAAGAAAAAACTGACCTACCAAATTAGACCACTTGAACGGGGAGAATTTCATTATGGGAAATTGAATATATATACCACTACCCCAATAGGTATTGTATCAAGACGGTTTGAGTTTGGCACCAATTTTATGGTCCCTAATTACCCATCCTTTCTGCAACTTCGTAAATACATGTTGTTGGCATTTTCAAATAAAATATTTGATAATGGTCTCAAAAAAATCAGGAGAATTGGGCATACTATGGAGTTTGAACAAATTAAAGATTATGTGCAGGGAGATGACATTAGGAATATAAATTGGAAAGCAACGGCCAAAAGCAATAGGTTAATGGTTAACCAATATCAGGACGAACGATCACAGCCAATTTATAGCGTCATCGATAAGGGCAGAATCATGAAAATGCCTTTCAATGGCCTTAGTTTACTCGATTATGCGATTAATGCCACTTTAGTTATAAGTAATGTGGCGCTAAAAAAACAAGACAAGGCGGGTATGTTTTCCTTTTCAAAACAAGTAGAAAATAAAGTTATAGCAGAAAGGAGACCTTCTCAAATGAACTTGATTCTTGAGACCTTATATAATCTTAACACAGATTTTTCTGAATCTGATTTTGCACGCCTTTATATAGATGTAAAACGTAACCTTAATCAGCGTAGCCTCCTTTTGCTTTATACCAATTTTGAAACTATGGATGGGTTGCACAGGCAATTACCATATCTGCAAATGATTGCGAAATACCATTTATTGGTAGTTATCTTTTTTGAGAATACCGAGTTAAATGGTTTAGCAGAAAAATCATCTAATAATACGTATGAAATTTTTGAGAAGGTAATTGCGGAGAAGTTCATTTTTGAAAAGAAGATGATTGTTAAAGAACTTCAGAAACATGGTATCCAGTGTCTTTTAACGGCTCCAGAAAATCTCACCATCAACACCATTAATAAATACCTCGAGATTAAAGCCAGAGGCTTAATATAA
- a CDS encoding TIGR00266 family protein, with protein MLAHEIDYRIYGEEMQFVEIELDPQEGVVAESGSFMMMDDGIKMETIFGDGSQKNKGFLDTILGAGKRILTGESLFMIAFYNIGIGKRNVSFASPYPGKIIPIDLTEFRGKFICQKDAFLCAAKGVSIGIEFSKRLGRGLFGGEGFIMQKLEGDGMAFVHAGGTMAKKVLQAGETLRVDTGCIIGFTQDIDYDIEFVGGLRNSIFGGEGLFFAKLQGPGTVFIQSLPFSRLSARVLASAPRGGGKDKGEGSILGGLGNILDGDNRF; from the coding sequence ATGTTAGCACACGAAATAGACTATAGAATATATGGTGAGGAAATGCAATTCGTGGAAATAGAATTAGATCCACAAGAAGGAGTCGTTGCAGAATCTGGAAGTTTTATGATGATGGACGATGGTATCAAAATGGAAACAATCTTTGGAGATGGATCCCAAAAAAACAAGGGTTTTCTTGATACTATCTTAGGTGCTGGAAAACGAATACTAACAGGGGAAAGTCTTTTTATGATTGCTTTCTATAATATTGGAATAGGTAAGAGAAATGTGTCGTTTGCTTCCCCTTATCCAGGTAAGATCATACCAATAGATTTAACCGAATTCAGAGGAAAATTTATCTGTCAAAAGGATGCGTTTCTTTGTGCTGCCAAAGGAGTGAGTATCGGAATTGAATTTAGCAAACGATTGGGTCGAGGATTATTTGGTGGGGAAGGGTTTATTATGCAAAAGTTAGAAGGTGATGGAATGGCATTTGTACATGCAGGAGGAACTATGGCGAAGAAAGTTTTGCAAGCTGGTGAAACATTGCGTGTAGATACGGGTTGTATTATTGGATTCACACAAGATATTGATTACGATATTGAATTTGTTGGTGGTTTAAGAAATTCAATTTTTGGCGGGGAGGGTCTATTTTTTGCAAAATTGCAAGGGCCAGGAACTGTTTTTATACAATCATTACCATTTAGTAGATTATCAGCAAGGGTATTAGCTTCAGCTCCAAGAGGCGGTGGTAAGGATAAAGGCGAAGGAAGCATTTTAGGAGGATTAGGTAATATTTTAGATGGAGATAATCGGTTTTAA
- a CDS encoding RDD family protein — protein sequence MGTLAINTAQNVNLDYRLIGLGERVVAFLIDGLILLTYMSIVEKAVHVSEIFDADDWTKRGFLGLFLLPAFFYSFLCNLIFGGRTVGKMILNIKVVRLDGAPTQWYNFLVRWMLRIIDIWMFFSSIGVVTILLSEKKQRVGDYAAGTVVVSTKKKHKISSTILEEISEDYSPVFSNVTELNDQDVRIIKETFNIATKTNDYKTLTLLRQKVTEVLNIDTPMYDKEFLDTILKDYNYYTQRM from the coding sequence ATGGGGACTTTAGCAATTAACACTGCCCAAAATGTTAACTTAGATTATAGGCTCATAGGATTGGGCGAGCGTGTTGTAGCTTTTCTTATTGATGGCCTTATTCTCTTAACCTATATGTCAATCGTTGAGAAAGCCGTACATGTCTCCGAGATTTTCGATGCTGACGATTGGACCAAACGAGGGTTTTTAGGCTTGTTTTTATTGCCGGCATTTTTTTATTCCTTTTTATGTAATCTCATTTTTGGTGGACGTACGGTGGGCAAAATGATTTTGAATATTAAAGTTGTGCGACTTGATGGAGCGCCAACCCAATGGTATAATTTCTTGGTACGATGGATGTTAAGGATCATTGATATTTGGATGTTTTTCTCTTCTATTGGCGTAGTCACCATTCTCCTTTCTGAAAAGAAGCAAAGGGTTGGTGATTATGCGGCAGGAACAGTTGTGGTAAGTACTAAGAAGAAACATAAGATAAGTAGTACAATTTTAGAAGAAATATCTGAGGATTACAGCCCTGTATTTAGCAATGTAACTGAACTGAATGACCAAGATGTTAGAATTATTAAAGAAACCTTCAACATTGCCACGAAAACAAATGATTATAAAACCCTGACACTTCTTCGCCAAAAGGTTACTGAGGTTTTAAATATTGATACACCCATGTACGATAAGGAGTTCCTCGATACGATTTTAAAAGATTATAACTACTATACACAACGGATGTAA
- a CDS encoding hydrogen peroxide-inducible genes activator, with amino-acid sequence MTITQLQYVLAIAEYKNFTKAAEKCFVTQPTLSTQIQKLEDELDVLIFDRSKKPIELTEVGKKIVYQARNIVNESDRIQDIVDQQKGFIGGEFKLGIIPTVMPTLLPMFLQNFIKKYPKVHLHIQEFNTDELISQIEDGHLDAGIAATPLENDLIKERVLYYEPFVAYVPLNHPFHKIDHLEPENLESESILLLEDGHCFRDGVLNICRSLKDSNTEKFQLQSGSMETLIKLADEGLGMTLIPYLHTMDLPEKSQLKLRYFKDPSPAREVSLIFHKSELKMQIIEALHSIISGVIRGAIAFQNVKIVSPLSKN; translated from the coding sequence ATGACAATCACTCAACTTCAATATGTATTAGCAATAGCCGAATACAAGAATTTTACTAAGGCAGCAGAGAAATGCTTTGTTACTCAACCAACATTAAGCACACAAATCCAGAAGCTGGAGGACGAATTAGACGTCTTAATTTTTGATAGGAGTAAGAAGCCGATAGAACTTACTGAGGTTGGTAAAAAGATTGTCTACCAAGCGAGAAATATTGTAAACGAATCAGATCGTATCCAAGATATTGTTGATCAACAAAAGGGTTTCATAGGAGGAGAATTTAAGTTGGGTATAATACCTACTGTAATGCCTACTTTATTACCTATGTTCCTTCAAAACTTTATAAAAAAATATCCTAAAGTTCACCTTCATATTCAAGAGTTTAATACGGATGAGTTAATCTCCCAAATTGAAGATGGACACTTAGATGCTGGGATAGCAGCCACTCCATTAGAAAATGATCTCATTAAGGAACGAGTTTTATATTATGAACCCTTTGTAGCTTATGTTCCCTTAAACCATCCATTCCATAAAATTGATCATTTAGAGCCCGAAAATTTGGAATCTGAGTCTATATTATTACTTGAAGATGGGCACTGTTTCAGGGATGGAGTTCTTAATATTTGTAGAAGTCTAAAGGATAGTAATACGGAAAAATTTCAATTACAAAGTGGCAGTATGGAGACCTTAATAAAATTGGCAGATGAGGGCTTAGGAATGACCTTGATACCTTACCTGCACACAATGGATCTCCCAGAGAAATCACAATTGAAATTACGCTATTTTAAAGATCCGTCACCAGCCCGTGAGGTAAGCTTAATCTTCCACAAAAGCGAACTGAAAATGCAAATAATTGAAGCTCTCCATTCGATAATATCTGGGGTGATAAGAGGAGCAATTGCTTTTCAAAATGTAAAAATAGTTAGCCCACTTTCAAAAAATTAA
- a CDS encoding stage II sporulation protein M: MREASFVKQNKEKWIVFEKALHNNLKINPDDLASYYIQLTNDLSYAQTYYPGSKTLLYLNSLATEAHQKIYITKRESKNKIISFWKYEFPLFFQKYHRTLLFTFLFFMAAVIIGTVSTLNDDSFVRLILGDAYVNMTLENIEKGEPMAVYKSGSNIGSFLGITINNIRVAMIAFAFGALLSVGTIFILFNNGIMLGAFISFFYKYGLLDSTSTIWLHGTIEISVIVIAGCAGLVMGNSFLFPKTYSRRISFMRGAKDGLKIVVSTIPFFIIAGFIEGFITRYGDGMPKILAFSIIAASLFLIVYYYIIYPIQLNIKLPNNLT, encoded by the coding sequence ATGCGGGAGGCCTCATTTGTGAAGCAAAATAAAGAAAAATGGATTGTTTTTGAAAAGGCGCTTCATAATAATCTTAAGATAAACCCAGATGACCTAGCTTCTTATTACATTCAACTCACCAATGACCTCTCATATGCACAGACCTATTATCCTGGCAGTAAAACTTTGTTATACCTCAATTCATTAGCAACTGAAGCCCACCAAAAAATATATATCACCAAAAGAGAGAGTAAAAACAAAATAATTTCCTTTTGGAAGTACGAATTTCCCCTCTTTTTTCAAAAATACCATAGAACGCTGCTCTTCACCTTTTTGTTTTTTATGGCAGCAGTAATAATTGGCACCGTTTCGACTTTAAACGACGACTCATTTGTGCGGCTAATTTTGGGTGATGCCTATGTAAACATGACCTTAGAAAATATAGAAAAGGGTGAGCCTATGGCTGTTTATAAAAGTGGAAGCAATATTGGTTCTTTCCTTGGGATAACCATTAATAACATTCGTGTGGCGATGATTGCCTTTGCCTTTGGAGCATTATTAAGTGTTGGAACAATATTCATTTTATTTAATAATGGAATTATGCTTGGGGCATTTATTTCATTCTTTTATAAATATGGATTGTTGGATTCAACTTCTACCATTTGGCTACATGGAACGATAGAAATTTCAGTTATAGTAATAGCAGGTTGCGCGGGTTTGGTTATGGGGAACAGTTTTTTATTTCCTAAAACCTATTCTAGGCGAATTTCCTTTATGCGGGGCGCAAAAGACGGTCTAAAAATTGTTGTTAGTACCATTCCGTTTTTTATAATAGCCGGTTTTATTGAAGGGTTTATAACACGATATGGTGATGGAATGCCAAAAATTTTGGCATTTTCGATTATTGCCGCTTCTTTATTTTTGATTGTTTATTACTATATTATTTACCCTATTCAACTGAATATAAAGTTACCCAACAACTTAACCTAA
- a CDS encoding DUF4442 domain-containing protein produces MHLTASKLNSYILIKLPLAFVAGLRVKELDSKHCLVSVRHKWINQNPFKSMYWAVQGMAAELSIGSLLLHLIAIRDVKMSTLVVSNSAEYYKKARGKIVFNCNEYSKIESAIDQAILTTAPVIVDVNVNGINEEGVEVSSFNFSWSIKPKP; encoded by the coding sequence ATGCATTTAACAGCCAGTAAATTAAATAGTTACATATTGATTAAATTGCCTTTAGCATTTGTAGCCGGGCTGAGAGTGAAAGAATTGGATTCAAAACATTGTTTGGTTTCCGTTAGGCACAAATGGATCAATCAGAACCCATTTAAATCGATGTATTGGGCAGTACAAGGTATGGCGGCTGAACTGTCAATAGGTTCACTTCTATTACATCTTATTGCAATAAGGGATGTTAAGATGTCTACCTTGGTTGTGAGTAATTCTGCCGAATATTACAAAAAAGCAAGAGGTAAAATTGTTTTTAATTGTAATGAATATTCTAAAATAGAATCCGCTATCGACCAAGCAATTCTCACGACTGCACCTGTTATAGTAGATGTAAATGTAAATGGTATTAATGAGGAAGGTGTAGAGGTAAGTTCTTTTAATTTTAGTTGGAGCATAAAACCAAAACCCTAA
- a CDS encoding PadR family transcriptional regulator — MKIENTKAQMRKGVLEYCILSVLKDEDAYVAEILDTLKDAKLLVVEGTIYPLLTRLKNAGLLNYRWEESTSGPPRKYYGLTETGKLFLNELNTTWSELQNAVNIVTRSKAKRNE, encoded by the coding sequence ATGAAAATAGAAAACACAAAAGCACAAATGCGCAAAGGGGTTCTAGAATACTGCATCCTCTCGGTTCTGAAGGATGAAGATGCCTATGTAGCGGAAATTCTAGATACTCTGAAAGACGCAAAATTGCTAGTAGTGGAAGGAACAATTTATCCTCTGCTAACAAGACTAAAGAATGCGGGGCTCTTAAACTACCGATGGGAAGAATCGACCTCGGGACCACCTCGAAAATATTATGGTTTAACCGAAACAGGCAAATTGTTCTTAAATGAATTGAACACAACCTGGAGCGAATTACAAAATGCAGTCAACATAGTAACACGATCAAAAGCAAAACGAAATGAATAA
- a CDS encoding AAA family ATPase gives MEQPIESNPENKLNTEISNPSITHDEQPEFQSRIELEPLQKAVNEIKKEISKIIVGQEDLIELLIISILTNGHSLIEGVPGVAKTITAKLLAKTLDIDFSRIQFTPDLMPSDILGTSVFNVKTNEFEFKKGPIFSNLVLIDEINRAPAKTQAALFEVMAERQITMDGICYEMEQPFLVFATQNPIEQEGTYRLPEAQLDRFLFKISVHYPSLENEVQILKENHKRRDIINFDSIKPVLKAAEIAHFQQLIKQVVVEDHLLEYIAAIINNTRTNANLFLGASPRASIAILNAAKANAAIQGRDFVTPDDIKRCTFAVLQHRLVLTPEREMEAFTVDKVVNQILETLEIPR, from the coding sequence ATGGAACAACCTATAGAGTCAAATCCAGAGAACAAACTCAATACTGAAATTTCCAACCCATCCATCACCCATGATGAGCAACCAGAATTTCAATCGCGAATAGAATTGGAACCTTTACAAAAAGCGGTGAATGAAATAAAGAAAGAGATTTCAAAAATAATTGTTGGACAAGAAGACCTAATAGAATTATTGATAATCTCCATCTTAACCAATGGGCATAGTTTAATTGAAGGGGTTCCAGGTGTTGCCAAAACAATCACAGCCAAACTTTTGGCAAAAACATTGGATATAGATTTTAGTCGAATTCAATTTACTCCAGATTTAATGCCAAGCGATATCCTTGGTACTTCAGTTTTTAATGTAAAAACCAACGAATTCGAATTTAAAAAGGGGCCCATTTTTTCCAATTTGGTATTAATTGATGAAATCAACAGAGCACCAGCAAAAACACAAGCTGCACTTTTTGAGGTAATGGCTGAAAGACAAATAACGATGGATGGCATTTGCTATGAAATGGAACAACCATTTTTGGTTTTCGCTACCCAAAACCCTATTGAACAAGAAGGCACTTACAGACTTCCAGAGGCACAATTAGATCGTTTTTTGTTCAAAATTAGTGTTCACTATCCATCACTTGAAAATGAGGTGCAGATTCTAAAAGAAAATCATAAAAGACGTGATATAATCAACTTTGATTCAATAAAACCTGTTCTTAAGGCAGCAGAAATAGCCCACTTTCAACAATTGATAAAACAGGTGGTGGTTGAGGACCATTTATTAGAATACATAGCCGCCATTATTAATAATACAAGGACGAATGCCAATTTATTTTTGGGAGCCTCACCACGTGCATCCATTGCAATACTTAATGCCGCCAAAGCTAATGCCGCCATACAAGGAAGAGATTTTGTAACTCCAGATGACATTAAACGGTGCACATTTGCAGTGTTGCAGCATCGCTTAGTGTTAACCCCTGAACGAGAAATGGAGGCTTTTACAGTAGATAAGGTCGTAAATCAGATTTTAGAAACATTGGAAATACCCCGTTAG
- a CDS encoding DUF4350 domain-containing protein produces MDRRSKIWLYLIVFIILLMMVAEITKPKAINWRDSYSASDKIPLGCYIIHNELNSFYNKELITTNQALYDFIKEYKSDNKTTLLMINNEFHFDKEESKILEEFVSEGNSVFISGLYLYGALADTLNLSTMWSYNTLFKKQSHSLFNSPSLKDRSAYFEDVIENSYLNKIDTTNTLVLGNMRPKDSTKTYVNYVKIPFGNENGAFYVHTNPFAFTNYHMLRDKTEYAAAVLSFLPNDILIWDNYHKTGRKVITSPLRFILTNSALRWGFYVSLIGLILYVLFQGKRTQRIIPIVSPPRNASVEFTKTIGDLYFQHGDYSNIIGKKITYFLEYVRSTYYLNTDQFNERFIRNLSQKSGNTIEQTKQLVDYIIYLKNKNQHNQKELIELNKLIEQFKTATT; encoded by the coding sequence ATGGATAGAAGATCGAAAATATGGCTCTATCTTATAGTATTCATCATTCTTTTGATGATGGTGGCAGAAATAACAAAGCCAAAAGCTATAAATTGGCGCGATTCTTATTCGGCTTCAGACAAAATACCACTTGGTTGTTACATTATTCACAATGAATTGAATTCTTTTTACAATAAGGAACTTATAACAACAAATCAAGCCTTATATGATTTCATTAAAGAGTACAAAAGTGATAATAAAACCACTCTTTTAATGATTAATAATGAATTCCATTTTGATAAGGAGGAATCAAAGATTTTGGAAGAATTTGTATCAGAAGGTAATTCTGTTTTTATAAGTGGGCTTTATTTATATGGGGCATTGGCCGACACTTTGAATTTGTCGACTATGTGGAGTTATAATACCCTTTTTAAAAAGCAATCCCATAGCCTATTTAACAGCCCAAGTTTGAAAGATCGTTCTGCCTATTTTGAGGACGTAATTGAAAATTCTTATTTGAACAAGATTGACACTACCAATACTTTAGTCCTTGGTAATATGCGTCCTAAAGATTCAACAAAGACTTATGTGAACTACGTGAAAATACCATTTGGAAATGAAAATGGTGCATTTTATGTACATACTAATCCATTTGCCTTTACAAATTACCATATGCTAAGGGACAAAACCGAATATGCGGCAGCGGTGCTCTCATTTTTGCCAAACGACATTTTAATTTGGGATAATTACCATAAAACTGGCCGCAAGGTTATCACCAGTCCTTTGCGTTTTATTTTAACTAATTCAGCATTGCGGTGGGGTTTTTACGTAAGTTTAATTGGGTTAATTTTATATGTGTTATTTCAAGGAAAGCGAACCCAAAGAATTATCCCAATTGTAAGTCCACCAAGAAACGCCTCGGTAGAATTTACTAAAACCATTGGCGATTTATATTTTCAACATGGAGATTACAGCAATATTATTGGCAAAAAAATAACCTACTTTTTAGAATATGTTAGGTCTACCTATTATCTGAATACCGACCAATTTAATGAAAGGTTTATTCGCAATTTATCTCAAAAGTCTGGTAATACTATCGAACAAACCAAACAATTGGTTGATTATATAATTTATTTAAAAAACAAAAATCAACATAATCAGAAAGAATTAATTGAATTGAATAAGTTGATTGAACAATTTAAAACAGCAACAACATAA